The following are encoded in a window of Etheostoma cragini isolate CJK2018 chromosome 7, CSU_Ecrag_1.0, whole genome shotgun sequence genomic DNA:
- the dnmt3ba gene encoding DNA (cytosine-5-)-methyltransferase 3 beta, duplicate a isoform X3 — protein MAGAAIVPPDYIQDKSSRLYVVAWVNNLLKTDFTDVGQLGSGACHCQIMGLVIPGSVDMAKVKFNAQGEDDCKHNFQLLHEAFRESGVAKTIPVEDIIKGDSQSNFETLKWFKAFYMANTKSKDYDPVKARDGQDISPIVVPPQLHTGISNMESDSEEKGTVMSKFPFTEKWKGIHEWADQSTLGEQYTFCRSCDRNLKTFSKGLIELKRHAETNKHKKRANIYRSQHSEQLPCSDAAIQFIHKHCNTGSAGGKHVSRHFARSKLGLEYPKDITSVCQHTPYCVYIYGGVALGKEATVSVVLVGFFDVKASRHRIRFLDALAGDQTPAAVVETLKKFGLHTDNLAAVYSDGKGAASEQIYTQLRELNPNIVALGGLYAFADAACHAGVNKLSNRAQELIVDIHAHYSSCSAKNNKLAALFGSDISADSPSFHLNTSCLKFCPLVTNILEIWTDLIMYFKSCDKDDDKAKSICSQLHDPKVRATFMFLEHALKPLHSFQRCLQTLQGAARANMLLILEEASSLLCTYTSYFLHPEAAVRFVKEHNTQILKDKKCLLSSPELGGKAVEDFLKGSEATEALPRFIEQVLSFYVTLAGCIAHELPLHDNVLRSIAQLLNPQSRLKVTREEVGELGTKLHICSSPEEVNQLTNEFLEYQRAYEGEKGNSAVVLLEKHWASVLKNTKPTSLFRKLVLTLLSLPCPPLEAQEVFTQALENEDAALFSDSEALTESDFDVTSDSVLSDSTLVHTEELNGLNVTVKPCEVRLTKIHQHVNTPGENGALWKEAEETSPFSKPTPRARRRHAYQDGKGFLTGELVWGKVKGFSWWPGMVMPWKTKLSPPGMRKVEWFGDGMFSEIYTEGLLSFSSFTKCFCKNSFASLPTYKEAIFQIIELAGERCGKSFAEAEGNKERELKLMLEWASEGFLPTGPEGFIPTDAAAHHDSSDSTMSDCQPPAKRKYVFKNKQNPPAIIYNRESIREKVKEKGKTIEDFCLSCGSTEIEVPHPLFEGGLCLKCKVNFTETLFRYDEDGYQSYCTVCCAGLEVILCGNASCCRCFCKDCLEILVGLGTFDKLKDVDPWRCFMCKPSQCDGNLKLRPDWSVKVQDFFANNSAMAFEPHRVYPSITADLRRPIRVLSLFDGIATGYLVLKDLGFKIERYIASEICEDSIAVGMIKHEGQIEYVNDVRTITRKHLAEWGPFDLLIGGSPCNDLSMVNPLRKGLFEGTGRLFFEFYRLLTLLKPKEDDDRPFFWLFENVVFMSAHDKSDICRFLECNPILIDAVKVSPAHRARYFWGNLPGMNRPLATALDHKVALQECLEVGRVAKFDKVRTITTKSNSIRQGKMGPLPVSMNGKEDYLWCTEMEQIFGFPKHYTDVNNMGRNQRQKVLGRSWSVPVIRHLFAPLKDYFECEQGL, from the exons ATGGCAGGTGCAGCGATTGTGCCTCCAGACTACATCCAAGACAAAAGCAGCCGCCTTTATGTGGTGGCCTGGGTCAACAACCTGCTGAAGACAGACTTCACAGATGTGGGGCAGCTGGGTTCAG GTGCATGTCACTGTCAGATCATGGGCTTGGTTATTCCCGGCTCTGTTGATATGGCCAAGGTGAAGTTTAATGCGCAAGGTGAGGACGACTGTAAGCACAATTTCCAACTCCTCCACGAGGCCTTCAGGGAGAGCGGTGTCGCAAAG aCTATTCCAGTTGAGGACATCATAAAAGGGGATTCTCAAAGCAATTTCGAGACCCTGAAATGGTTCAAAgctttctacatggcaaatacgAAAAGTAAAGACTACGACCCCGTGAAAGCTCGGGACGGTCAGGATATCAGCCCTATTGTGGTACCTCCCCAATTGCATACAG GGATATCCAATATGGAATCAGACTCGGAGGAGAAGGGCACTGTAATGAGTAAATTTCCTTTCACTGAGAAGTGGAAGGGAATTCATGAATGGGCTGACCAGAGTACTCTTGGAGAGCAATATACCTTCTGCCGGTCTTGTGACAGAAACCTAAAGACATTTTCGAAAGGCCTTATCGAACTCAAGCGACACGcggaaacaaacaaacacaagaaaagggCTAATATTTACAGGAGCCAACACTCTGAGCAGCTGCCCTGTAGCGACGCAGCCATTCAGTTTATTCACAAACACTGCAACACTGGCTCTGCTGGAGGGAAACATGTGTCTAGACATTTTGCACGCAGTAAACTGGGGCTGGAGTACCCCAAAGACATCACATCTGTTTGCCAACACACTCCTTACTGTGTATACATTTATGGAGGGGTAGCCCTGGGAAAGGAGGCCACTGTCTCTGTGGTCCTTGTTGGGTTTTTTGATGTCAAAGCCTCCAGGCACCGCATCCGATTTCTAGACGCTCTTGCAGGGGATCAAACGCCCGCAGCGGTGGTGGAGACCTTGAAGAAATTTGGGTTGCACACCGATAATCTTGCCGCTGTTTATTCTGATGGTAAAGGTGCGGCCTCGGAGCAGATCTACACACAGCTCAGGGAACTCAACCCAAACATAGTAGCCTTAGGTGGGCTGTACGCCTTCGCCGATGCTGCTTGTCACGCTGGGGTTAACAAACTCTCCAATCGGGCTCAAGAGTTGATTGTTGATATCCATGCCCACTACTCTTCCTGCTCTGCCAAGAATAACAAGCTCGCGGCTCTCTTTGGCTCAGATATCAGTGCAGACAGCCCATCATTTCATCTCAACACCAGCTGCCTTAAGTTCTGCCCTCTTGTCACAAACATCTTGGAAATATGGACAGATCTCATAATGTACTTTAAGTCTTGCGACAAGGATGACGACAAAGCCAAGTCAATCTGCTCCCAGCTGCACGATCCCAAAGTCAGGGCAACATTTATGTTCCTGGAGCACGCCCTCAAGCCTCTGCACAGTTTCCAAAGGTGTCTGCAGACACTGCAGGGAGCTGCCCGAGCGAATATGCTGCTCATCCTCGAAGAAGCCAGTAGCCTGCTATGCACCTACACCTCCTACTTCCTTCACCCTGAAGCTGCTGTTCGCTTTGTCAAAGAACACAATACCCAAATCCTAAAAGACAAGAAATGCCTCCTGTCGAGCCCTGAACTGGGCGGGAAAGCTGTGGAAGACTTCCTGAAGGGGTCCGAGGCTACGGAGGCACTGCCGCGGTTTATAGAGCAGGTGTTGTCTTTCTATGTCACGCTTGCAGGTTGCATTGCACATGAGCTGCCTCTTCATGACAACGTGCTAAGAAGCATAGCTCAGCTGCTGAACCCCCAGAGCAGGCTCAAGGTGACTAGGGAAGAGGTCGGGGAGCTTGGGACCAAGCTGCACATCTGCAGCTCCCCCGAGGAGGTCAACCAGCTCACAAATGAATTCCTTGAGTATCAGCGGGCTTATGAGGGAGAGAAGGGCAACTCAGCTGTGGTTTTACTAGAGAAACACTGGGCCAGTGTACTAAAGAACACCAAGCCGACTTCACTCTTCAGAAAGCTTGTTTTGACCCTGTTGTCTCTCCCCTGCCCCCCACTCGAAGCCCAGGAGGTTTTTACTCAG GCCCTGGAGAATGAAGATGCTGCACTTTTCTCTGATAGTGAAGCCCTAACAGAAAGCGATTTTGACGTCACGTCTGATAGCGTCCTCTCTGACAGCACCTTGGTTCACACTGAAG AACTGAATGGCCTTAATGTGACAGTGAAGCCATGTGAAGTCCGCCTAACGAAGATACATC AACATGTCAATACTCCCGGAGAGAATGGCGCCCTGTGGAAAGAG GCAGAAGAGACATCGCCATTCAGTAAACCGACACCAAGAGCACGGCGGAGACACGCCTACCAG GATGGGAAAGGGTTTCTGACAGGGGAGCTGGTGTGGGGGAAAGTGAAGGGCTTTTCCTGGTGGCCTGGGATGGTCATGCCTTGGAAAACCAAGTTATCTCCCCCGGGAATGCGGAAGGTGGAGTGGTTCGGAGACGGGATGTTCTCGGAG ATCTATACGGAGGGTCTGCTGTCCTTCAGTTCCTTCACTAAGTGCTTCTGCAAAAATTCCTTTGCCAGCTTGCCGACCTACAAGGAAGCCATCTTTCAGATCATCGAG CTGGCAGGTGAGCGATGTGGGAAGTCTTTTGCTGAAGCggaaggaaataaagaaagagagctGAAGCTGATGCTGGAATGGGCTTCCGAGGGATTTCTGCCTACAGGACCTGAAGGATTCATACCTACTG ATGCTGCAGCACATCATGACTCTTCTGACTCGACCATGTCTGACTGCCAGCCTCCGGcaaaaaggaaatatgtttttaaaaacaagcaaaatccACCCGCAATAATCTACAACAGAG AATCGATAAGAGAAAAGGTCAAAGAGAAAGGCAAAACAATTGAGG atttttgtctgtcttgtgGATCAACTGAGATCGAAGTGCCGCACCCGTTGTTTGAAGGTGGTCTTTGTCTAAAATGCAAG GTCAACTTCACAGAGACGCTGTTTCGCTACGATGAAGATGGCTACCAGTCGTATTGCACCGTGTGCTGTGCCGGCTTGGAGGTGATTCTCTGTGGCAACGCCAGCTGCTGCAG ATGTTTTTGCAAGGACTGTCTGGAAATCCTGGTGGGCCTGGGAACCTTTGACAAGCTGAAAGACGTCGACCCGTGGAGATGCTTCATGTGCAAGCCGTCGCAGTGCGACGGAAACCTCAAACTCAGACCGGACTGGAGCGTCAAGGTTCAGGACTTCTTTGCCAACAACAGCGCCATGGCGTTT gAGCCTCACAGAGTTTACCCCTCCATCACTGCTGATCTGCGCAGACCAATCAGGGTGCTCTCGCTTTTTGACGGCATTGCAACCG GATACTTGGTGCTCAAAGACCTGGGCTTCAAGATCGAGCGCTACATCGCCTCAGAGATTTGTGAGGATTCCATCGCTGTGGGGATGATCAAGCACGAGGGACAGATCGAATATGTCAACGATGTTCGTACAATCACAAGGAAACAT CTGGCTGAATGGGGTCCATTCGATCTTCTGATTGGAGGCAGTCCGTGTAACGACCTGTCCATGGTCAACCCGCTTCGAAAAGGATTATTTG AAGGCACTGGAAGGCTCTTTTTTGAGTTCTACCGCCTTCTGACCCTGTTGAAGCCTAAGGAGGACGACGACCGGCCGTTCTTCTGGTTGTTTGAGAACGTGGTTTTCATGAGCGCCCACGACAAGTCAGATATCTGCAGGTTCCTTGAG tgtaatcCAATTCTTATCGATGCAGTGAAAGTTAGTCCTGCTCACAGAGCGCGCTACTTTTGGGGAAACCTCCCTGGCATGAACag ACCTCTCGCTACAGCTCTAGATCACAAAGTGGCCCTCCAGGAGTGTTTGGAAGTAGGACGCGTTGCAAAG TTTGACAAAGTCCGCACCATCACCACCAAGTCCAACTCTATTAGGCAGGGGAAGATGGGGCCACTTCCTGTCAGCATGAACGGCAAGGAGGACTACCTGTGGTGCACCGAAATGGAACA GATCTTTGGCTTCCCCAAACACTACACGGACGTGAACAACATGGGCCGGAATCAGAGGCAGAAAGTCCTGGGTCGGTCCTGGAGCGTCCCTGTCATCCGCCACCTCTTCGCCCCGCTGAAGGATTACTTTGAATGTGAACAAGGACTGTGA